The following coding sequences are from one Treponema bryantii window:
- a CDS encoding sugar ABC transporter substrate-binding protein, whose translation MLKKFRYVLTVTLCLSTIYFVSCKKQEASSTIRQPSAAPAKSLTIGFSIDTLAIERWQRDMDVFINKVKEMGADVIVQNAGNSIEEQNRQLMYLLERNVDCVVVLPKDAASITESVQKLRAKNIPVISYDRLALNADVNLYLTIDSEKVGEQMAQEMLRCTKGQNWYCILGPSEDYNMTLIMDGIKRILRNTSVHINHTFYTDGWNYDLSYQEMVRILKSDIFPDAIICGNDAVAASVIQAINRYYPDTHIPVCGQDADISACQYIIQGKQDFTIYKPIIQLAEVAAECAVHLARKEDISENRFRIRPINNGFAEIPAIWLEPTHVDKYNLDKVIIESGFHSAASIYKN comes from the coding sequence ATGTTAAAAAAGTTTCGTTATGTGCTGACTGTAACACTCTGTCTCTCAACTATTTATTTTGTTTCCTGTAAAAAACAGGAAGCCTCTTCTACAATCCGACAGCCTTCTGCCGCACCGGCAAAGTCTCTGACTATAGGATTTTCCATTGATACGCTTGCAATCGAACGCTGGCAGCGCGACATGGATGTTTTTATTAACAAGGTAAAGGAAATGGGCGCGGACGTAATTGTCCAGAATGCCGGCAACAGCATTGAAGAGCAGAACCGTCAGCTTATGTATCTGCTCGAACGCAATGTTGATTGTGTTGTTGTTCTTCCTAAAGATGCTGCATCTATTACAGAAAGCGTACAGAAACTTCGCGCAAAAAATATTCCTGTTATTTCTTATGACCGCCTTGCTCTTAATGCCGATGTAAACCTTTATCTCACTATCGACAGTGAGAAGGTTGGCGAGCAGATGGCCCAGGAAATGCTCAGATGCACAAAGGGACAAAACTGGTATTGCATTCTTGGACCTTCAGAAGATTATAATATGACTCTTATTATGGATGGAATAAAACGTATTTTACGAAACACATCCGTTCATATTAATCATACTTTCTATACCGATGGCTGGAATTACGATCTTTCTTATCAGGAAATGGTGAGAATTCTTAAAAGTGATATTTTCCCAGACGCCATTATATGCGGAAACGATGCGGTTGCAGCCAGCGTCATTCAGGCAATTAACCGCTACTATCCGGACACACATATTCCTGTATGCGGTCAGGATGCTGATATTTCAGCCTGCCAGTATATTATTCAGGGAAAACAGGACTTTACCATCTACAAACCAATCATTCAGCTGGCAGAAGTTGCGGCAGAATGCGCAGTTCACCTTGCCCGCAAGGAAGATATATCTGAAAACCGCTTCAGAATCCGCCCTATAAACAATGGTTTTGCTGAAATTCCTGCAATCTGGCTCGAACCAACCCATGTTGATAAATATAATCTGGATAAAGTAATTATAGAATCCGGCTTCCATAGTGCTGCTTCTATCTATAAAAATTAG
- the chvE gene encoding multiple monosaccharide ABC transporter substrate-binding protein, whose amino-acid sequence MKKIIAILLAVATLSTAVFAKAKAKVGVSMPTKDLQRWNQDGANMKAQLEKAGYDVDLQYAANDIPTQISQLENMITGKCKVLVIASIDGSALSNVLATAKKKKIQVIAYDRLIMDTDAVTYYATFDNYKVGTLQGDYLVDKLGLKSRSASDPVYMEFFTGDPGDNNINFFFGGAMDVLRPYLEKGVIVCRSGQTEKAQAATLNWSTEEAQKRMENLITSNKYGPKGTKLDAVYCSNDSTANGVTNALLSAGYTAANFPIITGQDCDIISVKNMLKGTQAMSVFKDTRTLASKVSEMVDAILSGKKAPVNDTKTYNNNVKVVPSYLCEPVFGDINNYKTLLIDSGYYKESELK is encoded by the coding sequence ATGAAAAAAATTATCGCTATTCTTTTGGCAGTTGCTACATTATCAACTGCAGTATTTGCAAAAGCAAAAGCAAAAGTAGGTGTTTCAATGCCTACAAAAGACCTTCAGCGCTGGAACCAGGATGGTGCAAACATGAAAGCTCAGCTCGAAAAAGCTGGTTATGATGTAGACCTCCAGTATGCAGCAAACGATATCCCAACACAGATATCTCAACTCGAAAACATGATTACAGGAAAATGTAAGGTTCTCGTAATCGCATCTATCGATGGATCTGCTCTTTCTAACGTTCTTGCAACAGCTAAGAAAAAGAAGATTCAGGTAATTGCTTACGACCGCCTTATTATGGATACAGATGCAGTTACATACTATGCAACATTCGATAACTACAAAGTAGGTACTCTCCAGGGTGACTACCTTGTTGACAAGCTCGGACTCAAGAGCCGCTCAGCTTCTGACCCAGTTTATATGGAATTCTTCACTGGTGACCCAGGTGACAACAACATCAACTTCTTCTTCGGTGGTGCTATGGACGTTCTTAGACCATACCTCGAGAAGGGTGTAATCGTTTGCCGCTCAGGACAGACAGAAAAAGCACAGGCTGCTACTCTTAACTGGTCTACAGAAGAAGCTCAGAAGAGAATGGAAAACCTTATTACATCTAACAAGTACGGTCCAAAGGGAACAAAACTTGACGCTGTATACTGCTCTAACGACTCTACAGCTAACGGTGTAACAAACGCTCTCCTTTCTGCTGGTTATACAGCTGCTAACTTCCCAATCATCACTGGTCAGGACTGTGATATCATTTCTGTAAAGAACATGCTTAAGGGAACACAGGCTATGTCTGTATTCAAGGATACACGTACACTCGCTTCAAAAGTATCTGAAATGGTTGACGCTATCCTCTCAGGAAAGAAAGCTCCTGTAAATGATACAAAGACATACAACAACAACGTAAAGGTTGTTCCATCATATCTTTGTGAACCAGTATTCGGTGATATCAATAACTACAAGACATTGCTTATTGATTCAGGATACTACAAGGAATCTGAACTTAAATAG
- the mmsA gene encoding multiple monosaccharide ABC transporter ATP-binding protein → MAKTLLEMKNITKLFPGVKALDNVNLTVEEGEIHAICGENGAGKSTLMNVLSGIYPYGTYTGDIVYDGEICKFQTIRDSEAKGIVIIHQELALVPLLTIGENMFLGNERGSKAKINWSETFDKSDELLRMVGLKDSSKTLIKDIGVGKQQLVEIAKALGKNVRLLILDEPTASLNDTEAKHLLDLLLEFKKQGMTSIIISHKLNEVSYVADKITVIRDGTSITSLDKAKDNFTEDTIISAMVGRSLTDRFPKREPHIGEVCFEVKNWCVDHPVFDGIKVCDNINFNLRKGEVLGISGLMGAGRTELAMSIFGHSYGTNIHGQIYMNGKEVSFPNVKSAIKAGLAYVTEDRKGNGLILTESICKNTTAAKPEKISKHFVLDFDKERQYSEQMAKEMHTKCATVMEDVGNLSGGNMQKVLLGKWLFAEPDILILDEPTRGIDVGAKYEIYCIINRMVAEGKSVIMISSEMPEILGMCDRIYVMNEGKMIAEMNGKDATQEKIMTEIINSGKTENLGE, encoded by the coding sequence ATGGCTAAAACATTATTGGAAATGAAAAATATTACCAAGTTATTTCCTGGCGTAAAAGCTCTGGATAACGTAAATCTGACCGTTGAAGAAGGTGAGATTCATGCTATTTGTGGTGAAAATGGTGCCGGAAAATCAACTTTGATGAATGTTCTGAGCGGTATTTATCCATATGGAACATACACAGGCGACATTGTATACGATGGTGAAATCTGTAAGTTCCAGACAATCAGGGACAGTGAGGCAAAAGGTATTGTAATCATTCATCAGGAGCTTGCCCTTGTTCCACTTCTCACAATCGGTGAGAATATGTTCCTCGGAAACGAAAGAGGATCTAAAGCAAAAATCAACTGGTCTGAGACCTTTGATAAATCAGATGAACTCTTAAGAATGGTTGGTCTTAAAGATTCATCAAAGACCTTAATTAAGGATATTGGTGTAGGTAAACAGCAGCTTGTAGAAATTGCAAAAGCACTCGGTAAGAACGTAAGACTTCTTATTCTTGACGAACCTACAGCATCTTTGAACGATACAGAAGCTAAGCATCTTCTTGACCTGCTTCTGGAATTCAAAAAACAGGGAATGACTTCAATTATCATTTCTCATAAATTGAACGAAGTTTCATATGTAGCTGATAAAATTACAGTTATTCGTGATGGTACATCTATCACATCCCTTGATAAAGCAAAAGATAACTTTACTGAAGATACTATTATTTCGGCCATGGTAGGACGTTCTCTTACAGACCGATTCCCTAAGCGCGAACCTCATATTGGTGAAGTTTGTTTTGAAGTTAAAAACTGGTGCGTAGACCATCCTGTATTTGATGGAATTAAGGTTTGCGATAACATCAACTTTAATCTTCGCAAAGGTGAAGTTCTTGGTATCTCAGGACTTATGGGTGCAGGACGTACAGAACTTGCAATGAGTATTTTCGGACACTCTTACGGTACAAACATCCATGGTCAAATATATATGAATGGAAAGGAAGTTTCCTTCCCTAATGTAAAATCTGCAATTAAAGCTGGTCTTGCTTATGTAACAGAAGACCGAAAAGGTAACGGACTTATTCTTACTGAATCAATCTGTAAGAATACCACTGCTGCAAAACCTGAAAAGATTTCAAAGCACTTTGTACTCGACTTTGATAAAGAGCGTCAGTATTCAGAACAGATGGCAAAAGAAATGCATACTAAGTGTGCAACTGTAATGGAAGATGTAGGAAACCTTTCGGGTGGTAACATGCAGAAGGTTCTTCTCGGAAAATGGCTTTTTGCAGAACCTGATATTCTGATTCTTGATGAACCTACACGAGGTATCGACGTAGGTGCTAAGTATGAAATCTACTGTATCATCAACAGAATGGTTGCTGAAGGTAAATCTGTAATTATGATTTCTTCTGAAATGCCTGAAATTCTTGGTATGTGTGACCGCATTTACGTAATGAATGAAGGTAAAATGATTGCAGAAATGAATGGTAAAGATGCAACTCAGGAAAA